From the genome of Hylaeus volcanicus isolate JK05 unplaced genomic scaffold, UHH_iyHylVolc1.0_haploid 10359, whole genome shotgun sequence:
TTTACGATACAGCCATCAAAGGGATGGTGAAACATATTTTCCAAGGTAAGGCTATATCAAAATCTTTAATTGTATTACATATCCGAATCCCATTTTCTAATAAGtatcataatataattatatggTTTCCATAGGATACAACGTAACTATATTAGCTTATGGTCAAACTGGAAGCGGTAAAACTCATTCAATGGGCACCAACTACGATGAAACAGAAGATTGCGGTGTTATACCACGTGCAGTAAATGACATATTCACTATAATTTCATCCAAGGAAGATTGGAGTTTCAGAGTCACAGTTTCGTTTATGGAACTATATCAAGAACAATTATACGATCTGTTAACTGAGAAACAACGTAGTCAATCTGTCGTTGATATTAGAGACGAtgggaaaaatataaaagttgcTGGAGTTGTGGAAAAAGAAGTGGAGAATGCAAGAGAAACATTGGAATGTTTAATGCAGGGATCTCTAGGTCGTGCAACTGGTGCTACAGCAATGAATGCCCAGAGTAGCCGCAGCCATGCCATTTTTACATTATGTGTACatcaacaaaaaaagaatgacCCTAAtacagcaacaacagcaaagTTCCATTTAGTAGATTTAGCTGGATCCGAGCGTAGTAAAAAAACGCAAGCAACCGGCGAGAGATTCAAGGAAGGTGTCAATATAAACAAAGGTCTATTAGCATTAGGCAATGTTATATCGCAATTAGGCGACGCTGGGCCCTCGTCTTACGTTGGTTATCGAGACAGTAAACTCACCCGATTGTTACAAGACTCCCTTGGAGGTAACTCCATGACCCTGATGATAGCATGCGTTAGTCCAGCAGATTACAACTTGGACGAAACTTTGAGTACGCTAAGATACGCGGATAGAgcgcgaaaaataaaaaataaacctatAATAAATCAAGATCCACaagttttagaaataaataggTTGAATAAATTGGTGCAGGAATTGAAGCTTGCTTTGGTAGGTCAAGAAATTGGAATATCCTGTCCAGCTGAGCATCGAGaacttgaagaaaaaaatcaatatttacgaaataagATAAGAGATTTAACGGAAAAACTACAcgcaaatttaatcgaagttGTAGTCATGCATGAAAGAGCAGAACTAGCTGAAGAAGCTagagagaaaattgaaacagatatggcgaaaatattaaaagattgCAAAGAACTTTTAGACAATTTCGATCAAAATGTTGGTACATATACCGAACATCGCGCGCAATTAGAGGCTATATATATGGAAATTCTGAGTAAGTAGCGTTATTAGTTTATTCTTATTGCTTaatataagtaaattaaaaacaaaattgtaaaaataatacttatgttctacttttgttttatcaaATAGATATTCAAAACGATCAGAAAAAAACGTCCGAGGAACTCATAAATTGTGGAATATCATCTCTCAGCTCAAAAACATTTGACGATAACGAGAATTTAAAACAGACTTCTGAAGGAGAAACGAGTCTCGAAAATCCAGACAGTTTAGACGATATCGACATGAAACAGGAAGAGCATACTCTGCTTCAAGTCAAAAGGAATAACGAAGTacaaaacataaacaaagaaCTAGCTATTAAAGAAAGTCTTATGAGCAAATTGTTGAAAGACTCTTCTCAAATAATTGATTACtccaaagaaaaacaagaaatgGAACAAGAGATAAGAGCACTCCAGGCAGAAAGAGAAGAGCTCACGCAAGCACTGCAAAATATTCAAGCAAAAAATGTTAGCTCAAAGTAAGTAAT
Proteins encoded in this window:
- the LOC128882317 gene encoding chromosome-associated kinesin KIF4-like, which codes for DTAIKGMVKHIFQGYNVTILAYGQTGSGKTHSMGTNYDETEDCGVIPRAVNDIFTIISSKEDWSFRVTVSFMELYQEQLYDLLTEKQRSQSVVDIRDDGKNIKVAGVVEKEVENARETLECLMQGSLGRATGATAMNAQSSRSHAIFTLCVHQQKKNDPNTATTAKFHLVDLAGSERSKKTQATGERFKEGVNINKGLLALGNVISQLGDAGPSSYVGYRDSKLTRLLQDSLGGNSMTLMIACVSPADYNLDETLSTLRYADRARKIKNKPIINQDPQVLEINRLNKLVQELKLALVGQEIGISCPAEHRELEEKNQYLRNKIRDLTEKLHANLIEVVVMHERAELAEEAREKIETDMAKILKDCKELLDNFDQNVGTYTEHRAQLEAIYMEILNIQNDQKKTSEELINCGISSLSSKTFDDNENLKQTSEGETSLENPDSLDDIDMKQEEHTLLQVKRNNEVQNINKELAIKESLMSKLLKDSSQIIDYSKEKQEMEQEIRALQAEREELTQALQNIQAKNVSSKLAESRRKKVQELEKKIGELRRKVTEQDRIVKMKEKQDQQIKNLSNGMQLLKKTRVQLIRQMRIESDKFAKWKESKEKEVNKLKNQNMKQTNEVTRLKMWHSKQETVFKRKMEEAYAINKRLKEALDLQKKTAMKREKMNNKSEKIKNWLQQELHILESTVDAEHTLENLMQDRASLASMLDKIRNSSDANEEKISELTDFIDLRNTQISDLQQKIVESDQENRKYSRWQQIHTMDDAKTALKILFKHTAENRRKLCAKEFEYKDLMEKFEEVRATETERRFSEQLALNESTSRVVELKNEEIAKLKEELEKYKEKCQRLEPTVLSDSSDNIKKSKPKVKKQTSRLVELVDANTCPLSDDSITECDDTEKDPDWIHTPLYNRIRKLQNTTRNSSLDRTTVKRTSDGDIKCSCKTNCSTRVCRCFKNKTLCLNCSCNPELCKNKDTNNFNRNLFVDNDENKETDELIKKQKLVESHL